A section of the Leptotrichia buccalis C-1013-b genome encodes:
- a CDS encoding DUF1934 family protein produces the protein MKIKIKSLDNFKQNYEKLFELEKIINLEEKKEYHYKDEYGNCKIIDKIDSIEIYRHGEINSKQIFKNNKNTSFTYITTKFRGKYEIFTKKFEKENGKIVLEYDIIHSNEIINSINLEIQLINI, from the coding sequence ATGAAAATAAAAATTAAAAGTTTGGATAACTTTAAACAAAATTATGAAAAATTATTTGAACTGGAAAAAATAATAAATTTGGAAGAAAAAAAAGAATACCATTATAAAGATGAATACGGAAATTGTAAAATCATCGATAAAATCGATTCCATCGAAATCTATCGACATGGTGAAATCAATTCCAAACAAATATTTAAAAATAATAAAAATACCTCATTTACCTACATTACAACAAAATTTCGAGGAAAATATGAAATTTTTACAAAAAAATTTGAAAAAGAAAATGGAAAAATAGTACTGGAATATGATATAATACATAGTAATGAAATAATAAACAGTATAAATTTAGAAATACAACTTATAAATATTTAA
- the lysS gene encoding lysine--tRNA ligase: MSNQNHNDNGIIKEKLKKVEELKEIGVEPYGRKYAKLNEIAEINQYDETCEKIFKTAGRIVAFRRMGKNGFGQIQDPTGKIQYYVKKDEVGEEQYKIYKKMGLGDFIGLEGKLFRTNTGELTLRVDSFEVLSKNVRPLPEKFHGLTNIETRYRQRYVDLVMNREVMETMKKRFQIIRFFRSYLEKHGFTEVETPMMHPVAGGATARPFVTHHNALDMELFLRIAPELYLKRLLVGGFEKVFEINRSFRNEGISIKHNPEFTMMELYQAYADFNDMMDLTEDLISSLTFELHGKYEIEYEDKTINMAKPWRRVTMKDIVKETTGFDFDTISSDEDAINKAKEMNIPLEKDKTYTKYGILNLIFEEKVEETLLNPTFITEYPKEISPLSKNQKGETEWVDRFELFISGREFANAYSELNDPRDQKERFEEQVKLREAGDDEAQGMDLDYIRALEYGMPPAGGLGIGIDRLVMLQTNSASIRDVILFPTLRKEDIEL, encoded by the coding sequence ATGAGTAATCAAAACCACAATGATAATGGTATTATAAAAGAAAAATTAAAAAAAGTAGAAGAACTAAAAGAAATAGGAGTTGAACCATATGGACGAAAATATGCAAAATTAAATGAAATTGCTGAAATTAACCAATATGATGAAACTTGTGAAAAAATCTTTAAAACAGCAGGAAGAATCGTTGCCTTCAGAAGAATGGGGAAAAATGGATTTGGACAAATTCAAGATCCAACTGGAAAAATCCAATACTATGTAAAAAAAGATGAAGTTGGAGAAGAGCAGTACAAAATTTATAAAAAAATGGGACTTGGAGATTTTATTGGGCTAGAAGGAAAACTTTTTAGAACTAATACTGGAGAATTAACTTTAAGAGTTGACTCTTTTGAAGTACTGTCTAAAAATGTGCGTCCACTTCCAGAAAAATTTCACGGACTGACTAACATCGAAACTCGTTACAGACAAAGATACGTAGATCTCGTAATGAACAGGGAAGTTATGGAAACTATGAAAAAAAGATTCCAAATTATAAGATTTTTTAGAAGCTATCTTGAAAAACATGGATTTACAGAAGTGGAAACTCCAATGATGCACCCAGTTGCTGGAGGAGCTACAGCAAGACCATTTGTAACACATCATAATGCACTTGATATGGAACTATTTTTGAGAATAGCGCCTGAATTGTACTTAAAAAGACTGCTTGTAGGTGGATTTGAAAAAGTATTTGAAATAAACAGAAGTTTTAGAAATGAAGGAATTTCAATAAAACACAATCCAGAATTTACAATGATGGAACTATACCAGGCTTATGCTGATTTTAATGATATGATGGATTTGACAGAAGATTTGATTTCAAGTTTGACGTTTGAACTACACGGAAAATATGAAATTGAATATGAAGATAAGACTATTAACATGGCAAAACCTTGGCGACGTGTTACAATGAAAGATATTGTAAAAGAAACAACTGGATTTGATTTTGACACAATTAGCAGCGATGAAGATGCGATAAATAAAGCAAAAGAAATGAATATTCCACTAGAAAAAGACAAAACTTATACAAAATATGGAATTTTAAACTTGATATTTGAGGAAAAAGTAGAGGAAACTTTATTAAATCCGACTTTTATTACTGAATATCCAAAAGAAATTTCTCCACTTTCAAAAAACCAAAAAGGTGAAACTGAATGGGTAGACAGATTTGAGTTATTCATTTCAGGAAGAGAATTTGCCAATGCTTATTCAGAATTAAATGATCCAAGAGATCAAAAGGAAAGATTTGAAGAACAGGTGAAATTAAGAGAAGCTGGAGATGATGAAGCTCAAGGAATGGATTTAGACTATATTCGTGCCTTAGAATACGGAATGCCACCAGCAGGAGGGCTTGGAATAGGAATTGACAGATTAGTTATGCTACAAACAAATTCTGCTTCAATTAGGGATGTTATTTTATTCCCAACATTAAGAAAAGAAGACATTGAATTATAA
- a CDS encoding 23S rRNA (pseudouridine(1915)-N(3))-methyltransferase RlmH, whose translation MIRISVVCIGKIKDKYIKEGIAEFSKRLSKYIKLDITELAEEDDNKGIENAVNSETERIINAISKKNYSYNILLDLNGKMLSSEEMADKIEKISMTNSEINFIIGGSNGVNDKLRKIVDFRLCFSPMTFPHQLMRLILTEQIYRWISINNNIKYHK comes from the coding sequence ATGATAAGAATTAGTGTAGTGTGTATTGGAAAAATAAAAGATAAATACATAAAAGAGGGAATAGCTGAGTTTTCAAAAAGGTTGTCAAAATACATAAAACTCGATATTACTGAACTAGCTGAAGAAGATGATAACAAGGGGATTGAAAATGCAGTAAATTCAGAAACTGAAAGAATAATAAATGCTATTTCAAAAAAAAATTATTCGTACAATATTTTGCTTGACTTAAACGGAAAAATGCTATCTTCTGAAGAAATGGCAGATAAAATAGAAAAAATTTCCATGACAAACAGCGAAATTAATTTCATAATAGGTGGTTCAAACGGTGTAAATGACAAATTGCGAAAAATTGTAGATTTTAGGCTATGCTTTTCACCAATGACATTTCCACATCAGCTTATGCGATTAATTTTGACAGAGCAAATATACAGATGGATTTCAATTAATAATAATATAAAATATCATAAATAA
- a CDS encoding AMP-binding protein, producing the protein MFLERTERLALVDFDNKHINYIDLINNIKYFSEYVVELEKEKFGLIVMENRPEWIYSFFAVWDKKSAGIALDANSNSGEILYVLEDSHPNVIFCSNETEKTVFEAVEKYSSKNTVKIINVDKITVEHEKMNAIKNMEFELENPTGDETAAMLYTSGTTGSPKGVMLSFNNLNTEMEGLYEKGIFDYRDQILAILPFHHVLPLTATVLLMLKYQTSIVFVEKIASKEIFDALEKNRVTAIIGVPRVFKLFYDGIKQQIDAKFITRFIYKMMSNVKSLKIKRKVFAKVHKKFGGHLDFIVVGGAKMDPEISRFYETLGFYALEGYGLTETAPVIAVNSKKERKIGTVGKRLYNVEIKTVDEELWVKGPIVMKGYYNKPEKTTEVITEDGWFKTGDLAAIDEEGYVTIRGRKNTMIVLSNGKNIDPETLENRVIAQSNGLIKEIGIFNYKNKLAAIIVPDLLEFRKRGITNTKAYIKNVVEDYNLKAHNYEKVLDYKLFEEELPKTRVGKTRRFMLPDLYEKNEIVKKEKTPEPTDEAYKILKEYVKKNKGIEPQPEENLELEIGMDSLDIVEFFAFIENSFGIQLDEEKFAGMPNLKLLSEYINQKATKFEDNDIDWKQIISETKPIEDNKNRWVTKFLKIFQPIVDLYFRVKKIDRKKLTDNPQIFVSNHQSFVDPLILGSLFPNKIVFNTLFLAIDWYFKKGVMKLLVSNGNVVLIDINKNIRKSVEEIVGYLKGGKSIVIFPEGARTKDGKVAQFKKVFAIIAKELNVDVQCLGIKGAFEAYSRYMKFPKSKKIEVAVLEKFSPEGSYDEITQKAEKIIREYVEN; encoded by the coding sequence ATGTTTTTAGAGAGAACAGAGCGACTGGCATTAGTTGATTTTGACAATAAGCACATTAATTATATTGATTTGATAAATAATATAAAATATTTTTCTGAATACGTAGTTGAATTGGAAAAGGAGAAGTTTGGACTGATTGTTATGGAAAATCGTCCAGAATGGATTTACAGCTTTTTTGCAGTATGGGATAAAAAATCAGCTGGAATCGCCCTTGATGCAAACAGCAATTCAGGCGAAATTTTATACGTGCTGGAAGATTCACATCCAAACGTAATTTTCTGCTCAAATGAAACAGAAAAAACTGTTTTTGAAGCAGTTGAAAAATATAGTTCAAAAAATACTGTAAAAATAATAAATGTGGATAAAATTACAGTTGAACATGAAAAAATGAATGCTATAAAAAATATGGAGTTTGAGCTTGAAAATCCAACTGGAGATGAAACAGCGGCTATGCTTTACACTTCAGGAACAACTGGAAGTCCAAAAGGTGTAATGCTGTCTTTCAATAATTTAAATACTGAAATGGAAGGACTTTACGAAAAGGGAATATTTGATTATAGAGATCAGATCTTAGCAATATTGCCGTTTCACCATGTTCTACCATTGACAGCAACTGTACTTTTGATGTTAAAATATCAAACTTCAATTGTATTTGTAGAAAAAATTGCAAGCAAGGAAATATTTGACGCGCTTGAAAAAAATAGAGTAACTGCAATAATAGGAGTGCCAAGAGTATTCAAGCTATTTTATGATGGAATAAAGCAGCAAATTGACGCAAAATTCATTACACGATTTATTTACAAAATGATGAGCAATGTCAAATCATTAAAGATAAAAAGAAAAGTCTTTGCAAAAGTTCATAAAAAATTTGGTGGGCACCTTGACTTTATCGTTGTCGGTGGAGCAAAAATGGATCCTGAAATTTCAAGGTTTTATGAAACATTGGGATTTTATGCCCTTGAAGGTTATGGGCTTACCGAAACTGCACCGGTTATTGCTGTAAATTCAAAAAAAGAAAGAAAAATCGGAACAGTTGGAAAAAGACTGTATAATGTTGAAATAAAGACTGTAGATGAGGAACTATGGGTTAAAGGGCCAATAGTTATGAAAGGCTATTATAACAAGCCTGAAAAAACTACGGAAGTAATTACTGAAGATGGATGGTTTAAAACAGGGGATTTAGCGGCAATTGATGAAGAAGGCTATGTTACAATTCGTGGAAGAAAAAATACAATGATTGTTCTTTCAAATGGTAAGAATATTGATCCAGAAACGCTTGAAAATAGGGTGATTGCACAAAGTAACGGATTAATCAAGGAAATTGGTATTTTTAATTATAAAAATAAGTTAGCTGCAATAATCGTTCCAGATTTATTAGAGTTTAGAAAACGTGGGATTACAAATACAAAGGCTTATATAAAAAATGTAGTGGAAGATTACAACTTAAAGGCACATAACTACGAAAAAGTGCTTGATTATAAGTTATTTGAGGAAGAATTGCCAAAAACTAGAGTTGGAAAGACACGTAGATTTATGCTGCCAGACTTATACGAAAAAAATGAAATTGTAAAAAAGGAAAAAACACCTGAACCAACCGATGAAGCATACAAAATACTAAAGGAATATGTCAAGAAAAATAAAGGAATTGAGCCACAGCCAGAAGAAAATCTGGAACTTGAAATCGGAATGGATTCGCTTGATATTGTGGAATTTTTTGCATTTATAGAAAACAGTTTTGGAATTCAGCTGGATGAAGAAAAGTTTGCTGGAATGCCCAATTTAAAATTATTATCTGAATATATCAACCAAAAAGCTACAAAATTTGAAGACAACGATATTGACTGGAAACAGATTATAAGCGAAACAAAACCTATAGAGGACAATAAAAATCGTTGGGTAACAAAATTTTTAAAAATATTTCAACCAATTGTCGATTTATATTTCAGAGTAAAAAAAATTGACAGGAAAAAATTGACAGACAATCCGCAAATTTTTGTATCAAATCATCAAAGTTTTGTAGATCCGTTAATTCTAGGATCACTATTTCCAAATAAAATTGTTTTTAATACATTATTTTTAGCAATTGACTGGTATTTTAAAAAAGGTGTAATGAAACTTCTTGTTTCAAATGGAAATGTTGTTTTAATTGATATTAACAAAAATATTAGAAAAAGTGTAGAAGAAATAGTTGGCTATTTAAAAGGTGGAAAAAGTATTGTAATTTTCCCAGAAGGAGCAAGGACAAAAGATGGAAAAGTTGCCCAGTTTAAAAAAGTGTTTGCCATAATAGCAAAGGAACTAAACGTAGATGTCCAATGTCTTGGAATAAAAGGTGCATTTGAAGCATATTCAAGATATATGAAGTTCCCAAAATCGAAAAAAATCGAAGTAGCAGTGCTGGAAAAATTCTCGCCAGAAGGAAGTTACGATGAAATTACACAAAAAGCAGAAAAAATTATAAGAGAATATGTTGAGAATTAA